In Suncus etruscus isolate mSunEtr1 chromosome 9, mSunEtr1.pri.cur, whole genome shotgun sequence, the genomic window ATATTCCTTCAAAGGTACTCACACTCATATGCTTGTAAGAAATCTTTAAAATCCTCTCTTAAATAAAACCAGGGGCAGAGCTATAGCTTAAAGGTAcggcattgccttgcacgtggctgacctggaaggGACATaggttcgatcactggcatcccatatgatccccggagcctgccaggagcaatttctgagcacagagccaggagtgacccctgagtgatgctgggtgtaaccccccaaaaaaacactggGGCTACTATACAAATGATACTCATAGGACAATTGACTAAAAATTATGAGGTGCCAACATAAAGCAAAAGTACAATAAAGggtatattgttttttttcttttgctaatcCATTTTCAGAAGGAAATAAGTTCCTTTCACTTTTTCTAGCCTGAATCCATTCACTTAAGCTCTTCTGGGCATCACAAATTCCAATATCCATTAAATAAAACCTCAAACACCGGTTAGAGGAGCTTTATATCACCCTCTAGGCTCAGTGGTTGTTGTATTGTGAACTGtcttagaacttaaaaaaaatcaagcatcATTTTTAGTATAAACAAATACTTCAAATATATGACATCTATTTGCtgccttcaaagagaaaacttttAACTCAGGCAGGCGCTTGGCACTAAGATCACACGGGATCAACTCCATGGACTGACTTAAGTGTTAgactttttttaaagtaagttaaGGGCTTGCACCTGCTCCCCCATCCACATAGATGTACGGACATGTAGTTGACTAAACTGACTACTACATGCCCAAGCAAGCATGAAAAGCAGATTTTACAAGATAAGCAACCAAGTGTTTTCATGTCTGAGGGTGGCTAGAACACAAAATTGCCAGTCATCTTGTGGGAGAAAAAGAATgccttaaaaaaaatagaggtagTGCATCATTTCAGATATggttaaatgtattttaatgctATCCTGGAtagaggttgtgtgtgtgtgtgtgtgtgtgtgtgtgtgtgtgtgttttcagtgCTGATTCTTGGAGCGGCCTCAACTCAGTCTTGCTTCTGCAATTATGACTGAGAGAACAATAACTAGAGTCTTGCTATGCCAAGTGCAATCTTTAGGCCAGCAGTAATGATTTTACTTGAGAGTATATTAGCAATGCAGAGTCTCAGGCCCCAATCCAGATTAACTGAGGCAAAACCTATATAATATGGTCTGTATACATGTACAAGTTATATTTTCTTAGAGGCATAGCCAGTGATTTCTACTCACATTCAAATCTAAGCTGTTTTATTTATAGGAACCCAAGTTACATAGTTCATTGAAGTTTTCAGGGCAGGGACACAGATGGTCGAATTTCTGCCCTGACAAAGAGCAGAAAGTCTAGAATCTGTCCACAGTGTGGAAAAGCAATTTATTCAAAGTAATGTCAACTTGTATTTGTCAGGAGGGTCCTATTCAGTTCTTCTAGGGAAAATGGTGCATTTTATTATGATGGTCAAGAGCCGCTCCAAGTGGTGCtatgggggaccatgtagtactCAGGATTGAACTAGGATGTTCCTGCACACAAAGCTCATGCCCtaccctttgaaccatctctgtAGGCCCAACACTTATATTTATCACACCTCTGAAATAGAAATTGCacctaaaaaaaaatccagaaaggaATAGAGCCAGGGCCTGCTTACTTGTTTTTGGTTGCCCAACTACGTGTCATGCTTTATATTCTTGAGTTACTCTTTAATACAGGACAATATGTTCCTTTTTGCCTTAGCcaatattcatattttcatttcaGTGAATATCTTGATATAATAAATACCACTAGAATAGAAATGTgctaattttaaaacatattttagattACACAAATTATGTTTTTACTATGGAATACTTCAATTATCTAATTATTATGGAGCttcctatatataatatatatatatatatatatgtatcccaAATTGACATTATCCTAACTCTTGACCTCTTAATGGAAGCAATTGATGGAGACATTAGAAAAATATGATGGAAACAGACATCTATAAGCcacatattttctgttttgaaggaaaaactaaacaaaacaaaataaaacagaaaaacccAGACTTAGATGATACAACCCAGATGAGCAAATAGCTGGTGTGATTTAATCAGTTTTGAAAGATGAGCCTCACCATTTTAGACAGtactgcttaaaaaaaaagtcaactttcAAAAGCTTTCACGGGTAACTGAAGAGTCAAGAAAAGACAGAATATCATGAAACcaactatgaatatttctcaaactgAAGAGTGGGTGTCAAAATATACATGAGCAAAGAAAGTATATAAGAATAGCCTGTTTTTTGAAGGAATTGCCCCAAGGGTCAGAGTCCCCAACTCTTACCACAAGAGACACTAATCTCATACAGAAAATAATTCCCTGTATAAGtgaaaaataaactatatgtCCTCTTGTGTAttttatatgaatacatataaacCACACTACCTATATACaggtaagtaaaaaatataaaaacatgctaCAATGCCATTGAAAACTTTTTGTTGCaggatcaaaaccaaaacaaaaaatgatggaCCTGCTAAAGGATGAACTGTTTACCCTATATTCTCTTAGTTGTCATCTAGAATATAGAGATAAGAAAACTATTATCTATTAGTGAAGACTGTGCAGTGAGTTCCTCAATCCCATAGCAAGAGAAGGTCAAAGGACATGGACGGGATAATGTTCCCTTCCGATACTGAATCTCACACTGATAATTCTTACTTATGCCAGAGCAATGAGgataagacagaaagaaaaactgaaagcggAAAAAGAATGCTAGTATTCATTAAAACATATGATCTACACAGTCTCAATGGAGGGGTCATATTTATCCCAAATGTAACTGTGGAACTACCTTCATGGTCATCACAAGTAGATTCCAGCCAGAAATATTGATTATCAATAACAGTCTCATCTatatgaacactttttttttctcaattccaAGGCAAAGCAGTAAAGGGGCTATTACTCGGCCTCACCAGTCATGACATGTTCAAAGGTGACATAAACTTCTAGAAATGGACCAAAAATATTTCCAGTAAAATAGTGGGGAGATGTGGGTTTCCTGGTCATACAAATGTACCCAAGGAATCTTTCCATGGGCCTACAGAGGCAAAACCACTGATTCACTGACGGCCTAATTTGACTTAATTCTATTTGGGCGAGAGTCCAATTGGCAGATGCTCCTATAGAAGCTGATCTCAGACACTTtccctttcaaattttttttggcaCCAATGCCTGTTCTGCTGCATGGGATATCATCTCCGAAACTCTATCTGGGCTCCCCAGGCTTTGCTTGTTTcagagttttgattttctctgaaATATTCTATCCAAAAAGATCCATGTGAAACATAGTCACTAGGCGTGTTTGatgttttttcccctttttggtgAGAGGGATGTAAGGgaaaggtttgggtcacacctggcaatgctcagggcttactccgagctctgtgctcagggatcactcctggctgggcaccATCTGCACtgtggcagggatcaaatctgggtcaactgattgcaaggcaagtgccctacctgctgtattgtctcaTCCAGCCCAGTTACCAGAAATTCTTTAGGTGTTTAGCTTAAATTAGGAATTACCGTATGACTTGGCTACAATTTTTCAATCATATCTTGTCTTTTCCAACCTCCTTTATAAATGAATAGCTTCAGAAGCAAAAATGCAAACACGGGGCAGTGTTATGAATATTGTACAAACGCAACATTTTTTTGGTGTAAGTTGgactttataaaatgaaatgcCAGAGTTTTGATATTTATTATCTGAAATAGGTTTAACATTTGGAGAAATGTGTTAAGCACATAACCTCAGAAAGAAAAGTAAGCTGATCAAACAGAGAACAGGATATGCAGAAAACGATTATGGGCACAGTTTTGCTGTGTGTTGGGTAAAGTTAAATAATTGGGTCCTTCTGAGTGAGAAAGTAAGGAAAAAGCGAACTACAAATCAATTTCCAAGTCTTCATGAGGGCCAAAAGCGATCCGTATACATGAGCACAATATCCGTTATGaataaatcttatattttatttaatactttggCCAGACCAGTTCCTTTGAAGGGATCACTAGATTAGGAAAGAACAACCATCATTCATTTGCCTGCAGGTTCATCAATTTCCTAATTATTTCTATGGGACTTGCTTTATTCTTTCTGCAAATTAGGGGGTAGGGAGAGGGTTTCACTATTAGATCAGCAACGTCTGGTTTTTATCCAAATATTCCACCTAATATGGATGTAAGTTCTCATGGATTGGACAACCACTCTGCCACATTCCTGAGAATTGAATAATATAATAATCTTGAAAGTCAGCAGAGTGGAttatccacctttttttttttctggacttgAACTTGTGACCTTAACAGTAGCACTGCAAAAAAGCAAATGTGCTAAGCACTTTGCCAGAGTAACCTTCCATGTAGACTTCTCATCTTAAATACacacaaatgaaaacaactacaattttttttttggaaaattatGTACAAACCCAATACTTCTTTTGATTACATATAAATACAAATTAGCTATTTTTCCTAAAAAGTGGttataatagtaaataaatacaaaataaatctgACCATTATACTTCATGTGCTGGGTTTGAACCCGTATAAAATGTAcaactaaatacattttaaaaatctttaaggaATAATTTCTctgattaaaatatttgttttcccaacttttttttatgtagatataaatatattttcaaaatagctgttttttttctccattccATTCCATAAATAAAGTCTTCATTGGGAAATATTAAAGTGTCAacttgtttttctaaaatatatatgtgtgtgtgcatatatatatattcacatacatatatacacaaatatatttgctGTGCTAACGACACCCACAACCCTCCACAACCATGTCCTGATAGTTCTTTAATACAACCTTTTCATTTTCGTCAAGGTACAGCATGGAGATAGCACTGAGTTCTGTTGGGACACAGCACGCCTTGGGAATCTTCGAGTTCACGGAATTGACCAAGGTCTGCACAATGGCATGGTTAGTGGAGTTCAGATGATCAGCCAGGGGGAATGGGCATTCCCCATGGCAGTAAAAGGCATGATACCCTGGGGGGGCTACGATCCAGTCATTCCACCCCACGTCACTGAAGTCCACGTACAAAGGATGTCTCTTACAGCTGGACTTGAGGCGCTTCCGTGGTTTGTGTTTGGCTTGACGCTTTTCTCTTTTGTGGAGAGGATGTCCTTTGCCATCATGGCCAAAAGTGACAAGCAGTGGCCTGATTTGGGACCAGCTGTGCTCATCTTGGTGCAAAGACCTGCTAATTCGAACGTGCCTCTTGGAGACACGTGGGTTCCCCGCCAAATGGGCCACTTCTACCACAAACCCATGGTTGGCCTGTCCCTGTGCTGTCCACCGCATCACAGCAGGGGTGACATCAAATCTCTCCCAGCCGCTCACATTCTGCATCACCAATCTAGTGTCCAAGAGTCGGGTCACAGGCAACTTCATGTTGGCGGCTGCAGGTTTTagaatttcataaatattaattcGGTGATGGAAACTGCTATTGTTCTCTAGCGTTTCCTGTGCCTGCTCCCGAAAGACCTGAAGTTCAGCTGAAGTGATAAATTCCTCAGTGGGGATAGAAGTTAAGTTAAAGAAAAATCGCCGGGTGGTTGTTCCACTTGCTTCTGGGAGTTCCTCCAGAGATTCTAAGTTAGTATAaaaggggtgggggtgaggggagaaAGAACACTTGGTCAGATAAATAATGACAATCTGATTGCAGACAAAATCTGattacgaaaaaaaaaaaaaataaccagccCACCCTCATGTTAGGGTTTGAATTTACCCATGTAGAAGTTTGCTGCCAGAATAAAATCTTCTCTTTGAGTTAAATAAGAAGAAGAATGAGTCTCTTTTTTTCCTATACACTTATGTCAATATCATACCAGGAAGCAAAATTTCTTCATTCATTGTTATGTTTTTAATCCCATACATGAATACTGTTTCCAGGTGGCTATAATAATGGGGGAAATGGTAAAGCACTTCTTTGGAATCCACAGACtttagggcaaaaaaaaaaaaaaaaagtcagcactATAGTTAGAAGAGGTCTAATGAGTGAGGATTTGAGGAAATTATTgcatttcttaaaaagaaaacggCTTTAATGTCAATCCCTTAAGCGGAATTCTAAAACATTACTCTACAATTTAGATGATTTACAAATCTCAATATACAGATTTCAGTTTCCTAATTAAAGACTCTGAAACTCAACATCAACGATGACATTTTGCAAAGTACACCCTACTATTTTACTCAAAAGTCCAGAGACAAAGGTATTTACAGGGATCTGCCTCTTTGGAAACATAAGGGTGGTATGAGGACACTGAACTAATTAAGGGGCAGCCGGATTCAAGAGAAGTAAAGTCCCCAACTGTTATCTGTTCTCTCACCTCCTTATGACCTGAAAAATCAAATTCTCATTTTAGATGCTTTTAAGAAGCAAAAGAATGTGACATGGCTCTATTTGTAATTTATCTATCTTTTGGAAAAACAAATCCTATTAAAATATGCACCTACCCCATAGGCACCATAGTTATGGTGGTGTAACTATTGGCTACACCCACACAAGAATTTATCAAAACTTACAAAGCTTTAATAATATTCATTGTAAGAATTAATTTTATCTCCTGTTACACGGTAATCATTCTGTACGATTGCTATTTCCAAGGAATTAGTTAGGTGTTATGCGTATGAAAGCGCTTTCCCCTTTCAGACACCACAATTTCAGCTTTCAAGCAGACTCTTTttcaagcaaacaataaaatgtCACATAGTGTATGCATTTTAAAGATTATAgcttgcaaatcaaaacatttgCATGATGAAATCGTGATTATTAAAAGTatatggagatatatatatataaatatgtataaaaagtaTATGGAGATATATGAAGatatttatgtctattttcttgttGCTTTAGTACATCCTGTCATTTCACTGATAAAATAACCTATGTTTTGGGtcgaagcagtggcacagagtggtaaggtgtctgcttggccagcgctagcctaagatggaccagggttcaatcccttggcgtcccatatgatcccccaagccaggagcaatttctcagtgcatagtcaggagtaacccctgatcgtcaccagctgtggtccaaaacaaaacaagcaaaaaaaaaaaaaaagctggaaaaatatattaaaattaaaataacctaAGTGCTAACAAAATCTATTTGATTATAGTTCTTATCACCATGAGAGAAACCTGTAGCTCCATTAAGTTGATGACTATTATCACCCCCAAATTCAACCAGTGTTAGACTGCTTTCCAAATCTCTATGCCTTAGCAAGGAAGACTCACTCCAGATTACTCACGTTTCTACCTGTGTAAACCTTTATCATCAAAGCCATAGTTATCATTACAAACTAAGTGGGAGCAACGAGTTCAACGAAAGGGCAGTTTATAGCAAATTAGGGAGTAGCATTTAATGCGTGCTCCTCAGATTTTAACCTTCACACAAGACACTTCAGCTGCCTGAAATCTTCCAATGCAGATTCTCATTTCAGAGTTTTGGCTTGGAGCCTGAGGCCTAGAATTCCTAGTGAGATCCCCAGTTAAGAGGATGCTCTGAATTGGATGGTGTCTCTCTAAGGGGGAAGATTTTTTAACAGTTTCTTTGCTAATTCAGGTATAAGTGACctgaataaaagatatattttcaagtattactgtgttacaataaaaaagagTGACAATGACCATTAGAATTGACCAAAGAATCAAAATGGAGCCCTAAGAAACTGAGCAGAAAAAGACCTTCCACAGCAAGAGAGACAGGTGTAGATGTCATGTGCACTCCAAACTCCACTGGTGGCTGGCTAAGGGGATCCAGGCCCTGTGTTCAGAATCAATGTCTCACAAACAACACCAGGGCTCCAGAAAAGTCTCCAAGGTTGAacttagctgttttttttttgttttgttttgttttccaaccATCCTTCAAAGGCTtacaagagaaaagaaacaagaggTAAATGGCAGCAGAGTCTACCAGGCCCCAGGCTACAAAGTCAACCCGCGCCTGAATATCTAAATTTTCTGAAACAGCACATCTTAGAACTCCCTCTACTTCTAAGGAAGAAGATAAAGCAAAGTAATCAGGATTAACAGCTGAATTGAGCAAGGAgcccagagagagcacaatggCAAAAATATCTAGATTCCAAATCTGTATATTAAAGAAATGATAAAGGTCCCACAACCACCCCCACCAAACACAGAATGACAAGGAAAGgacaacttaaaataaaaaaatgggactaAAGAGCCATACAAGAAACAAACCTCCAAAGATTAAATAGAAGATCTGAGGGGACCACAGTTTAAACTACAAAAGCAGTAACTTCATTTGCTTCAAAAATCCCTTTGGAGTAAGTGACAAAGCCAACAAAGATTTGGCAATCCCAGCAGAGGAGAAAAATTATGCTGGTAGCTACATAAAATATGAAAGCATCTTTCTAACTTCCCAGCAGCAGTTCAACCAGCTGACTGGTCTcatgctccccacccccaccccttaaTACTAAATAGCCACTataggggggctggagcaatagcatagcaggtagggtgtttgccttgtatgcaactgaccagagttcaatttctggcatcccagatggtctcctgagccgagtggtttctgagtgcagagccaggagtaagccctaaatgctgcaggtgtgacccccccccccaaaaaaaaaaaaaaacaaaaaaacaaaaaaacaaaaacaaacaaacaaaaaaaaccaacaaatagcCAATATGATGTCTTCATCACTGATGAAGATGCCAGTCACagtaacaaattaaaaattcagaaaaaaaaacaaaattcagagaAAAGGCTGTCCCATGTTAGGACAATCACTGTTCTACTAAACATGAATTTTGGTCAAGGATAGAAAAATCAAAACCtaccaaaaataaatcattttttcaaGCTGCCAAATACTATAGCAACAG contains:
- the BMP2 gene encoding bone morphogenetic protein 2, yielding MVAGTRCLLALLLPQVLLGGAAGLIPELGRRRFAAASRAGSASRPSDDVLSEFELRLLGMFGLKQRPTPSRDAVVPPYMLDLYRRHSGQPGAPALDHRLERAASRANTVRSFHHEESLEELPEASGTTTRRFFFNLTSIPTEEFITSAELQVFREQAQETLENNSSFHHRINIYEILKPAAANMKLPVTRLLDTRLVMQNVSGWERFDVTPAVMRWTAQGQANHGFVVEVAHLAGNPRVSKRHVRISRSLHQDEHSWSQIRPLLVTFGHDGKGHPLHKREKRQAKHKPRKRLKSSCKRHPLYVDFSDVGWNDWIVAPPGYHAFYCHGECPFPLADHLNSTNHAIVQTLVNSVNSKIPKACCVPTELSAISMLYLDENEKVVLKNYQDMVVEGCGCR